From a region of the Dictyostelium discoideum AX4 chromosome 2 chromosome, whole genome shotgun sequence genome:
- a CDS encoding hypothetical protein (Similar to Dictyostelium discoideum (Slime mold). hypothetical 97.7 kDa protein), with the protein MFLEYFYNSNSNLILFNSNSNLIPKSITKLKFDKRFNQIIKLNQISNNVKSIIFGKYFNSLIQVNSTLSLNLSSIEFGKNFNCPFNFETLENVKTIKFGNLFMQSLENCHFPPNLTSLTFGNSFNSEIPSGYFLDIPLTVLVFGKFFNRPIDDKSLPSTLTSLDLGSSKFLNFEFSNKLPQLQSLIMGKGYNGTLKIGDLPTTLKQLSLWDNNSNRDSLSDFGIIPNGITSLSFGDSFNQLIENNILPETITNLSFGLKFNKPIKINVLPSNLTSLSFNYHFNQPLEKGVLPNSLTSLSFEGVFNQNIQVGTLPNSITYLSLCYFYDKPFPIGSLPLSLKQLKIHSSKFNQDLSSSFDDYFTCSLETIYISKNSNLINILNSNFFSKFIKFYNIN; encoded by the exons ATGTT tttagaatatttttataattcaaattcaaatttaattttatttaattcaaattcaaatttaataccaaaatcaataacaaaattaaaatttgataaaagatttaatcaaataataaaattaaatcaaatatcaaataatgttaaatcaattatatttggtaaatattttaatagtttaattCAAGTGAATTcaacattatcattaaatttatcatcaattgaatttggtaaaaattttaattgtccttttaattttgaaacatTGGAAAATGTTAAAACCATTAAATTTGGTAACCTTTTTATGCAATCACTTGAAAATTGTCATTTTCCACCAAATTTAACATCGTTAACATTTggtaattcatttaatagtGAAATTCCAAGTGGTTACTTTTTAGATATACCATTGACGGTATTGGTATTTGGAAAGTTTTTCAATAGACCAATAGATGATAAAAGTTTACCATCAACTTTAACATCATTAGATTTAGGTTcatctaaatttttaaattttgaattttcaaataaattaccacAATTACAATCACTAATAATGGGTAAAGGATATAATGGAACTTTAAAAATAGGTGACTTACCAACAACTTTAAAACAACTTTCATTATGggataataattctaatcgTGATTCATTAAGTGATTTTGGAATTATTCCAAATGGTATTACATCTTTATCATTTGGTGATTcatttaatcaattaattgagaATAACATTTTACCagaaacaattacaaatttatcatttggtTTAAAgtttaataaaccaattaaaatcaatgttTTACCTAGTAATTTAACaagtttatcatttaattacCATTTTAATCAACCCCTTGAAAAAGGAGTTTTACCAAATTCATTAACTAGTTTATCTTTTGAAGGTgtatttaatcaaaatattcaaGTTGGTACACTTCCAAATAGTATAACTTATTTATCactttgttatttttatgatAAACCTTTTCCAATTGgttcattaccattatcattaaaacaattaaaaattcattccTCCAAATTTAATCAAGATCTCTCTTCCTCTTTTGATGATTATTTCACTTGTTCTTTAGAAACAATTTACATTagtaaaaattcaaatcttattaatattttaaattcaaacttttttagtaaatttattaaattttataatattaattaa
- a CDS encoding hypothetical protein (HYPOTHETICAL 38.7 KDA PROTEIN), translating to MIKKLFNIKYPIIQAPMLGVTTPEMVAKSSNCGILGSLAIGGLSSQQTRELIRKTKSLTNKRFSVNLFVNDINKIKKDQNDYKTMKDFLYNINNNNNNNNNNNNNNNNNNNNNNNNNNNNNNNNNNNNFLPIEILNKINNNNNNNNNNNNFLPEYVDELKLYNYQDQISVILEEGIDIISFTFGIMDKESIVKIKSFNSDSILIGTATCLEEAKMLEDYGIDIICAQGIEAGGHRGSFIQGDMNTSIDSLPQIALLPLVTSLLDNCKVPIIAAGSITNKSTIDSLISMGVAGVQIGSLFIASNESCAIDSWKDAIINSTDTSTSLTRSFSGRWARGIKNQFMENFNNQEQQQSIKIPPYPIQNELTKPLRSISQKENNNQFTNLWSGQQGYKSKKLPIEQIIKELI from the coding sequence atgataaaaaaattatttaatattaaataccCAATTATTCAAGCACCAATGCTTGGAGTAACAACACCAGAAATGGTAgcaaaatcatcaaattgTGGTATACTAGGATCATTAGCAATTGGTGGGTTATCAAGCCAACAAACAAGAGAACTAataagaaaaacaaaatcattaacaaataaaagattCTCTGtgaatttatttgtaaatgatataaataaaattaaaaaagatcaaaATGATTATAAAACAATGAAAGATTtcttatataatattaataataataataataataataataataataataataataataataataataataataataataataataataataataataataataataataataataataataactttttaccaatagaaattttaaataaaattaataataataataataataataataataataataattttttaccaGAATATGTAGATGAATTAAAGTTGTACAATTATCAAGATCAAATTAGTGTAATATTAGAAGAAGGAATTGATATAATTAGTTTTACATTTGGTATAATGGATAAAGAATCAATAGTAAagataaaatcatttaattctgattcaattttaattggtacTGCAACATGTTTAGAAGAGGCCAAAATGCTTGAAGATTATGGTATTGATATTATATGTGCACAAGGTATTGAAGCAGGTGGACATAGAGGATCATTCATTCAGGGTGATATGAATACATCAATTGATAGTTTACCACAAATTGCTTTGTTACCATTAGTAACATCATTATTGGATAATTGTAAAGTACCAATAATTGCAGCTGGttcaataacaaataaatcaacTATAGATTCACTAATTTCAATGGGTGTTGCAGGTGTACAAATTGGTAGTCTTTTCATAGCATCAAATGAAAGTTGTGCAATTGATTCATGGAAAGATGCAATCATCAATTCAACCGATACAAGTACTTCATTAACTAGATCATTCTCTGGTAGATGGGCAAGAGgtattaaaaatcaattcatggaaaactttaataatcaagaacaacaacaatcaattaaaataccaccatatccaattcaaaatgaACTAACAAAACCATTAAGATCAATCTctcaaaaagaaaataataatcaatttacaaatttatgGTCTGGACAACAAGGttataaatctaaaaaattaccaattgaacaaataataaaagaattaatataa